In Mercenaria mercenaria strain notata chromosome 13, MADL_Memer_1, whole genome shotgun sequence, a single window of DNA contains:
- the LOC128547771 gene encoding uncharacterized protein LOC128547771, producing MLQTAIQILMYGYVLFIVTTCFGLECLHGGTLTAEDGFCQCICASGFSGLKCEYELKKSRWPRGPYYLPMTKGGCPETKAQGWKIGYINFTTEVPFKADTFYNNVSDNATAIYNLAFEETHILGPYGLYNLTETDEWPNWEFEVFALNKGCPPGK from the exons ATGTTGCAGACTGCCATTCAGATT CTCATGTATGGTTATGTATTGTTCATAGTAACAACATGTTTTGGATTGGAATGTCTTCACGGAGGGACTCTAACCGCAGAAGATGGGTTCTGCCAATGTATATGTGCTTCTGGATTCTCGGGACTTAAATGTGAATACG AATTGAAGAAAAGTAGGTGGCCACGCGGTCCGTACTATCTGCCGATGACTAAAGGAGGGTGTCCAGAAACTAAAGCACAAGGGTGGAAAATAGGATACATCAACTTTACAACGGAAGTTCCTTTTAAAGCTGACACATTCTACAACAATGTCTCAGATAATGCGACAGCAATATATAATCTGGCATTCGAAGAAACACATATACTAGGACCGTACGGACTATATAACCTGACGGAAACAGACGAATGGCCTAACTGGGAGTTCGAAGTTTTTGCCTTAAATAAAGGATGTCCTCCGGGTAAATAA